Proteins encoded within one genomic window of Blattabacterium cuenoti:
- the nusA gene encoding transcription termination factor NusA: MDNEALIDSFSDFKYEKNIDRVNLMAILEESIRCVLRKKYDSSKNYDIIVNPDQGDLEIWRNRIVVKDGFVKDLNKEIELSTARKIEPDFEIGEEVTEKVELKSLGRRSILSLRQNLLSKVNEYDNTNTYKKFKNKIGEIINVEVYHILPRQIIMRDEEQNEMVLPKQEQIPNDFFRKGDPVRVLVKRVDWKDNKPFAILTRKDETFLEELFKLEIPEVSEGLITVKKVARIPGEKAKIAVESYDDRIDPVGACVGMKGSRIHPIVRELKNENIDVINYTSNIQLYITRALSPAKVSMMEVNEEHKYVNVYVKFEEISKAIGKGGQNIKLASQLTGYKIHIFRDFPYEDDVELTEFSDEIEPEVLKKFHQVGLNTAKSVLNYRNNDLSQRTDLEEKIIKKVIFILKKEFEEEFNNNKK, encoded by the coding sequence ATGGATAATGAAGCTTTAATAGATTCTTTTTCAGATTTTAAATATGAAAAAAATATAGATAGAGTTAATCTCATGGCTATTTTAGAAGAATCCATACGATGTGTATTGAGAAAAAAATACGATTCTTCTAAAAATTATGATATTATTGTTAATCCAGATCAAGGAGATTTAGAAATTTGGAGAAATCGTATAGTTGTAAAAGATGGGTTTGTGAAGGATCTCAATAAAGAAATAGAATTATCTACAGCTCGTAAAATAGAACCAGATTTTGAAATAGGAGAAGAAGTCACAGAAAAAGTAGAACTAAAATCTCTTGGAAGAAGATCTATTTTATCTTTAAGACAAAATTTACTTTCGAAAGTGAACGAATATGATAATACAAATACTTACAAAAAATTCAAAAATAAAATAGGAGAAATTATTAACGTTGAAGTTTATCACATTTTACCTAGACAAATTATTATGAGAGATGAAGAACAAAACGAAATGGTTCTTCCTAAACAAGAACAAATTCCAAATGATTTTTTTCGAAAAGGAGATCCTGTTAGAGTATTAGTAAAAAGAGTAGATTGGAAAGATAATAAACCTTTTGCTATTCTGACTAGAAAAGATGAAACTTTTTTAGAAGAACTTTTTAAATTAGAAATACCAGAAGTTTCTGAAGGATTAATCACGGTTAAAAAAGTAGCGCGTATTCCAGGAGAAAAAGCAAAAATTGCTGTCGAGTCTTATGATGATCGTATAGATCCTGTAGGAGCTTGTGTTGGAATGAAAGGATCTAGAATTCATCCTATTGTTAGAGAATTAAAAAACGAAAATATAGATGTAATCAATTATACATCCAATATACAATTATATATAACGAGAGCTTTAAGTCCTGCTAAAGTTTCCATGATGGAGGTGAATGAAGAACACAAATATGTGAATGTATATGTCAAATTTGAAGAAATATCTAAAGCGATTGGAAAAGGAGGACAAAATATAAAATTAGCTAGTCAATTAACAGGATATAAAATCCATATTTTTAGAGATTTTCCTTATGAAGATGACGTAGAACTAACAGAATTCTCTGACGAAATAGAACCAGAAGTTCTAAAAAAATTTCATCAAGTGGGATTGAATACTGCAAAATCCGTTTTAAACTATAGAAATAATGATCTTAGTCAACGGACTGATCTTGAAGAAAAAATTATTAAAAAAGTAATTTTTATCCTCAAAAAAGAATTTGAGGAAGAATTCAATAATAATAAAAAATAA
- the infB gene encoding translation initiation factor IF-2 has product MTDKIRLKTVLTKFNISLQRVVNFLKRKGIKIENNPNAKIEEQVYRFLVREFKTYKEIRDASEKAFLQKRKEKEKIKKEVLKSKHNNVAHQIIRAKSEKLVRLKKIGKIDIDTLEKKYGTPEGTKDKKHIEVEEKKTGNHKSIIQKHKEKNNKKPEHIDTIYQKLDGVMLTGDRIDLSQFEKKRTKQENKKKRKRIKKEIILEEIKNIPINSVNNSRNKQEKERRNIFKNFSHEKKMEKSKNKKNYQKSIVTEEQIEKQIKETLEKLSSKGIKSKASKIRKEKRLHKKEKRILKNEKIKNEKQEQEKVLKLAEFTTVNELASMMNVNATDVIVSCMSLGIMVTMNQRLDAEILTLVADEFGYNVEFVGLDLEEAIQGDHDLEENLKSRPPIITVMGHVDHGKTSLLDYIRNTNVIAGEAGGITQHIAAYSVELSNNQSITFLDTPGHEAFTAMRARGAQITDIAIIVIAVDDQVMPQTKEAISHAQAANVPIIFVFNKIDKPNANPDKIREQLANLNFLVEEWGGKYPSQEISAKLGNGVDKLLEKVLLVSELLDLKANPNKPATGTVIEASLDKGRGYITTLLLQGGTLKVGDYVLAGSHHGKVKNILDERGKSIPCSGPSKPIKILGLNGAPTAGDKFKVFKDEKEAKQLASRREQLQREQNIRAQKHLTLDEIGRRIALGDFKELKIIIKGDVDGSVEALTDSLQKLSINRIMINIIYKSVGQITESDVLLASASDAIIVGFNVRPNTGAKNIAKKENIEIRIYSIIYDVINDVQEAMDGMLSPETREKILGNAEIRELFKFPKTGTIAGCMVVEGKLLRKAKVRLIREGIVIYNNGVFTSLKRFKEDVKEVSKGYECGLGIKDYHNLKYGDIIEVYEELSYSPPPTTTTTNKKK; this is encoded by the coding sequence ATGACTGATAAAATCAGATTAAAAACAGTATTAACCAAATTCAATATTTCCTTACAAAGAGTTGTCAATTTTTTGAAAAGAAAAGGGATTAAAATAGAAAATAATCCTAATGCAAAAATAGAGGAACAAGTATACAGATTTCTTGTAAGAGAATTTAAAACTTATAAAGAAATACGAGATGCTTCTGAAAAAGCTTTTTTACAAAAAAGAAAAGAAAAAGAAAAAATAAAAAAAGAAGTATTGAAATCCAAACATAATAATGTTGCTCATCAAATCATACGTGCAAAATCAGAGAAACTAGTTAGATTAAAAAAAATAGGAAAAATAGATATTGACACATTAGAAAAAAAATATGGAACTCCCGAAGGGACAAAAGACAAAAAACATATTGAAGTTGAAGAGAAAAAAACAGGAAATCATAAATCTATTATTCAAAAACATAAAGAAAAAAATAATAAAAAACCTGAACATATAGATACTATCTATCAAAAACTAGATGGTGTCATGTTAACAGGAGATAGAATTGATCTATCTCAATTTGAAAAAAAAAGAACAAAACAAGAAAATAAAAAAAAACGAAAAAGAATTAAAAAAGAAATAATTCTTGAAGAGATAAAAAATATTCCTATCAATAGTGTGAATAATAGTAGAAATAAACAGGAAAAAGAAAGAAGAAATATTTTTAAAAATTTTTCTCATGAAAAAAAAATGGAGAAATCAAAGAATAAAAAAAATTATCAAAAATCTATAGTTACTGAAGAACAAATTGAAAAACAGATTAAAGAAACTTTAGAAAAACTTTCTTCAAAAGGAATTAAATCAAAAGCTTCAAAAATTAGAAAAGAAAAACGTTTACATAAAAAAGAAAAAAGAATTCTTAAAAATGAAAAAATAAAAAATGAAAAACAAGAACAAGAAAAAGTTCTTAAACTAGCTGAATTTACAACTGTAAATGAATTAGCATCTATGATGAACGTAAATGCAACAGATGTTATTGTTTCTTGTATGTCATTAGGAATTATGGTGACTATGAATCAAAGATTAGACGCAGAGATATTAACCCTTGTTGCTGATGAATTCGGATACAATGTAGAATTTGTAGGATTAGATTTAGAAGAAGCTATTCAAGGAGATCATGATTTAGAAGAAAATTTAAAATCTAGACCTCCTATTATTACTGTTATGGGACATGTGGATCATGGAAAAACATCTTTATTAGATTATATTAGAAATACTAATGTAATTGCTGGAGAAGCTGGTGGAATAACTCAACATATAGCAGCTTATAGTGTTGAACTATCGAATAATCAAAGTATCACCTTTTTAGATACACCTGGTCATGAAGCTTTTACTGCTATGAGAGCAAGAGGAGCACAAATCACGGATATAGCGATTATTGTGATAGCTGTAGATGATCAAGTAATGCCTCAAACTAAAGAAGCTATTAGCCATGCTCAAGCAGCAAATGTTCCTATTATTTTTGTGTTTAATAAAATTGATAAACCCAATGCAAACCCTGATAAAATTAGAGAACAATTAGCTAATTTAAATTTTTTAGTAGAAGAATGGGGGGGGAAATATCCCTCTCAAGAAATTTCAGCAAAGTTAGGAAATGGAGTAGATAAATTATTAGAAAAAGTTCTTTTAGTCTCTGAATTATTAGATTTAAAAGCAAATCCAAATAAACCTGCGACAGGAACTGTTATAGAAGCTTCTTTAGATAAAGGAAGAGGATATATAACCACCTTGCTTTTGCAAGGCGGAACATTAAAAGTAGGTGATTATGTTTTAGCAGGAAGTCATCATGGAAAAGTCAAAAATATTTTAGATGAACGTGGAAAATCTATTCCATGTTCAGGACCATCAAAACCTATCAAAATTCTAGGATTAAACGGAGCTCCTACTGCTGGAGATAAATTTAAAGTATTCAAAGATGAAAAAGAAGCAAAACAACTTGCTTCTAGAAGAGAACAACTGCAAAGAGAACAAAATATAAGAGCTCAAAAACATTTGACTCTAGATGAAATAGGAAGACGTATAGCTCTAGGAGACTTTAAAGAATTAAAAATTATTATTAAAGGAGATGTTGATGGTTCTGTAGAAGCTCTTACAGATTCTTTACAAAAATTATCTATAAATAGGATCATGATTAATATTATATATAAAAGTGTTGGTCAAATTACAGAATCTGATGTTTTGTTAGCAAGTGCTTCAGATGCTATTATAGTAGGATTTAATGTACGTCCCAATACTGGAGCTAAAAATATTGCAAAAAAAGAAAATATAGAAATACGAATTTATTCAATTATATATGACGTTATTAATGATGTTCAAGAAGCTATGGATGGAATGTTATCTCCAGAAACAAGAGAAAAAATTTTAGGAAATGCAGAAATAAGAGAACTTTTTAAGTTTCCAAAAACAGGAACTATAGCTGGATGTATGGTCGTAGAAGGAAAATTATTACGTAAAGCAAAAGTTAGATTAATTAGAGAAGGAATTGTAATATACAACAATGGTGTTTTTACTTCTCTAAAACGTTTTAAAGAAGATGTAAAAGAAGTTTCTAAAGGATATGAATGTGGATTGGGGATAAAAGATTATCATAATCTTAAATATGGAGATATTATAGAAGTCTATGAAGAACTATCTTATTCTCCTCCTCCTACTACAACAACTACAAACAAAAAGAAATAA
- the aspS gene encoding aspartate--tRNA ligase: MSLSQSSYRTHNCGELCKKDIGKKVVLSGWIQKLRNLGSITFIDIRDYFGITQLIFSKKFKKNIELGKEFLIKVNGKVVERVSKNSKIPTGEIEVLLSRIEVLNSSISPPFFIEDKTDGDEKSRMKYRYLDIRRNPIKNNLKLRHNISIEIRNFLSKNGFLEIETPMLINHTPEGARSFVVPSRIHSGKFYSLPQSPQLFKQLLMIGGIDKYFQIVKCFRDEDARSDRQIEFTQIDCEMVFVNVNDVLIFFEKFIKYIFKKIKNIQLEPFTKITYSDAIKMYGTDKPDLRFEIKFLELNDLVQERGIEFFKKKELTIGITIPKCSSYPCEKIHSIIEWMKQTKIGIKDIFWLKYFPDKTLFSPMSNFMKKEDLIMFIKHLKANPGDLLFIFYGKEKMRNQLSQFRMKLINFLKKLKENIKIFKPLWVTDFPLLEWNNKIKRYKPFHHPFTNPKEEDLHLIKKNPENVRSQSYDLIINGVEIGGGSIRIHNKSIQNLILKHLGFSVKEIQSKFGFLIRAFEYGVPPHGGIAFGFDRLIALLEGKKNIKEFIAFPKNNSGKDLMIDAPSFLEKKKLNELYS; encoded by the coding sequence GTGAGTCTTAGTCAATCATCATACAGAACACATAATTGTGGAGAACTTTGTAAGAAAGATATTGGAAAAAAAGTAGTTTTATCTGGATGGATTCAAAAATTAAGAAATTTAGGATCTATAACTTTTATAGATATTAGAGATTATTTTGGAATAACACAACTTATTTTTTCAAAAAAATTCAAAAAAAATATTGAATTGGGAAAAGAATTTCTCATTAAAGTTAATGGAAAAGTAGTAGAAAGAGTTTCTAAAAACTCTAAAATTCCTACAGGAGAAATAGAAGTCCTATTATCTAGAATAGAGGTATTAAACTCCTCCATATCTCCTCCTTTTTTCATAGAAGATAAAACAGATGGAGATGAAAAATCACGTATGAAATATAGGTATTTGGATATACGAAGAAATCCAATAAAAAATAATTTGAAACTTCGTCATAATATTTCTATAGAAATACGAAATTTTCTTTCTAAAAATGGATTCTTAGAAATAGAAACACCTATGTTAATTAATCATACTCCTGAAGGAGCTAGAAGTTTTGTAGTTCCATCTAGAATACATTCTGGAAAATTTTATTCTTTACCTCAATCTCCTCAATTATTTAAACAATTATTGATGATTGGTGGAATTGATAAATATTTTCAAATTGTAAAATGTTTTAGAGATGAAGATGCTCGTTCTGATCGTCAAATAGAATTTACACAAATAGATTGTGAAATGGTTTTTGTAAATGTTAATGATGTATTGATTTTTTTTGAAAAATTCATAAAATACATATTCAAAAAAATAAAAAATATTCAATTAGAACCTTTTACAAAGATTACTTATTCTGATGCAATTAAAATGTATGGAACAGATAAACCTGATTTACGTTTTGAAATTAAATTTTTGGAGTTGAATGATTTAGTTCAAGAAAGAGGAATTGAATTTTTTAAAAAAAAAGAACTAACAATAGGAATAACTATTCCAAAATGTAGTTCTTATCCATGTGAAAAAATTCATTCCATTATTGAATGGATGAAACAAACAAAAATAGGAATTAAAGATATTTTTTGGTTGAAATATTTTCCAGATAAAACATTATTTTCTCCAATGAGTAATTTTATGAAAAAAGAAGATCTGATAATGTTCATAAAACATTTGAAGGCAAACCCTGGAGACTTATTATTCATTTTTTATGGAAAGGAAAAAATGAGAAATCAACTCAGTCAATTTCGTATGAAATTAATCAATTTTTTAAAAAAATTAAAAGAAAATATTAAAATATTTAAACCTTTATGGGTTACAGATTTTCCACTATTAGAATGGAATAATAAAATTAAAAGATATAAACCTTTTCACCACCCTTTTACAAATCCAAAAGAAGAGGATCTTCATCTTATAAAAAAAAATCCAGAAAATGTTCGTTCACAATCTTATGATTTAATTATTAATGGAGTTGAAATTGGAGGAGGATCTATTCGTATTCATAATAAATCCATTCAAAATTTAATTTTAAAACATTTAGGATTCTCTGTAAAAGAAATTCAATCTAAATTTGGTTTTTTAATCAGAGCTTTTGAATATGGAGTTCCACCTCATGGTGGAATTGCTTTTGGGTTCGATAGATTAATTGCCCTTTTAGAGGGGAAAAAAAATATAAAAGAATTTATTGCTTTTCCAAAAAATAATTCTGGAAAAGATCTAATGATAGATGCTCCATCTTTCTTAGAAAAGAAGAAACTAAATGAATTATATTCATAA
- a CDS encoding inorganic diphosphatase has product MKTNFDVLIEIPKGSRNKYEFDKKNNLIRLDRVLYSPMSYPTDYGFIPKTLSKDGDPLDALVFLTEPTIPGCLIRVKPIGIFFMTDEKGEDEKIICVPIEDPNYNIINNIEEISFHAKKEIEHFFMEYKYLEGKEVKIGNWKNQKEALFIYEESSLRYKKKLNEL; this is encoded by the coding sequence ATGAAAACAAATTTTGATGTACTAATTGAGATTCCTAAAGGAAGTCGAAATAAATATGAATTTGATAAGAAAAATAATTTAATTCGTTTAGATAGAGTTCTATATTCTCCTATGAGTTATCCTACGGATTATGGATTTATTCCAAAAACTCTTTCAAAAGATGGAGATCCATTAGATGCATTAGTTTTTTTAACAGAACCAACAATTCCAGGTTGTTTAATTAGAGTTAAACCTATTGGTATTTTTTTTATGACGGATGAAAAAGGAGAAGATGAAAAAATTATTTGTGTCCCAATAGAAGATCCTAATTATAATATTATTAATAATATTGAAGAAATTTCTTTTCATGCGAAGAAAGAAATTGAACATTTCTTCATGGAATACAAATATTTAGAGGGTAAGGAAGTAAAAATAGGAAACTGGAAAAACCAAAAAGAAGCTCTTTTTATTTATGAAGAATCATCTTTACGATATAAGAAGAAACTAAATGAATTATGA
- a CDS encoding dihydrolipoamide acetyltransferase family protein, with translation MSEYNLTLPAMGESIAEATIIRWLKNEGDSIKKEDLLVEIATDKIDSEISSPVNGILKKKLFFPNEVVKVGTAIAILETEEKEPLKKRFYSPLVRSIAHREGINFSELETIKGTGENRRVTKRDILKYIHLNKNKIISPYNNFSFTSSGKNDNDEEIIEEMDRMRKITASHMMESKNISAHVTSFVEADVTNIVKWREKMKDTFQKNTGEKLTLMSVFVECVVKAIKDLPMINISVNGTNIIKKRNIHIGLATALPDGNLIVPVIKHADSYSLGGLIKIINDLIKRAKLNQLKPEETQGGTYTISNIGSFGNLFGTPIIHQPQVAILAIGVIQKKLSIIETPEGDFVGIRHKIYLSHSYDHRVIDGVLGGGFAKKVALYLEKFNCYTKI, from the coding sequence ATGTCCGAGTATAATTTGACCCTTCCAGCCATGGGTGAAAGTATAGCGGAGGCTACTATCATTCGTTGGTTAAAAAACGAAGGAGATTCTATAAAAAAAGAAGATCTCTTAGTAGAGATAGCTACGGATAAAATAGATTCTGAAATTTCTTCTCCTGTAAATGGAATCTTGAAAAAAAAATTATTTTTTCCGAATGAAGTGGTTAAGGTAGGAACTGCTATAGCTATTTTAGAAACAGAAGAAAAAGAACCATTAAAAAAAAGATTTTATTCCCCTCTTGTACGTTCTATTGCTCATAGAGAAGGAATTAATTTCTCTGAATTAGAAACTATAAAAGGAACTGGAGAAAATAGACGTGTTACCAAAAGAGATATATTGAAGTATATTCATTTAAATAAAAATAAAATCATTTCTCCTTACAATAATTTTTCATTTACTAGTAGTGGTAAAAATGATAATGATGAGGAGATCATAGAAGAAATGGATAGAATGCGTAAAATCACTGCATCACATATGATGGAAAGTAAAAATATATCTGCACATGTTACTTCTTTTGTTGAAGCGGATGTAACAAACATTGTTAAGTGGAGAGAAAAAATGAAAGATACTTTTCAAAAAAATACAGGAGAAAAATTGACTTTAATGTCTGTATTTGTGGAATGTGTGGTTAAGGCTATAAAAGATCTTCCAATGATCAATATTTCTGTTAATGGAACTAATATTATAAAAAAAAGAAATATTCATATAGGATTGGCTACCGCATTACCTGATGGTAATTTAATTGTTCCTGTCATTAAACATGCAGATTCTTATAGTTTAGGAGGATTAATAAAAATTATTAATGATTTAATAAAAAGAGCAAAATTGAATCAATTAAAACCTGAAGAAACACAAGGAGGAACTTATACTATTAGCAATATAGGTAGTTTTGGAAATTTATTTGGAACTCCTATTATTCATCAACCACAAGTAGCTATATTGGCAATAGGAGTAATACAAAAAAAACTTTCCATTATAGAAACTCCAGAAGGAGATTTTGTTGGAATTAGACATAAAATTTATTTGTCACATTCTTATGATCATCGCGTTATAGATGGGGTTTTAGGAGGAGGATTTGCTAAAAAAGTTGCTTTGTATTTAGAGAAATTTAATTGTTACACAAAAATATAG
- a CDS encoding NAD(P)H-hydrate dehydratase produces the protein MKILSLNQIKKVDQYCIDYEDISSIELMERAAKSCFDWIIQHYNHKLRKISFIILVGNGKNGGDGLSLSRMLHLHGARVKIYILNISNHFSNEFIINKNKILRYGIELNSINEGDKFPLFDNKNKLIDAIFGIGLNRPIKKKYWKSFFYYLNNQKFSSVISIDVPSGLFMEKNHDIIIKATHTLTFQVPKIPFFLSDYAFYVGKWYLLNIGWKKKYIHNMYVKNFYIDNTDVHSIYRSREKFSHKGNYGHGLIIGGSYGMIGSVLLSAKASFRIGIGKLSVYLPHCGNKIIQTVLPESIIKTDRKENLISSIPNNFIIQKYAAIGIGMGMGKDPITEYALESFLLRLRKKNKKIPMVIDADAINILSKKPNILNLLLEKETILTPHQKEFERLCGTWKNDYQKLSLLKKFSKKYNIFLVLKGAHTVISTPHGNLYFNSTGNPGMATAGSGDVLTGMITGLLAQGYSSKNACIMGVYLHGLAGDIASKELNEESIMAMDIINYIGKAYKKLKNHE, from the coding sequence ATGAAAATTCTTTCTTTGAATCAAATTAAAAAAGTTGATCAATATTGTATTGATTACGAAGATATTTCTTCTATAGAATTAATGGAAAGAGCTGCAAAAAGTTGTTTCGATTGGATTATTCAACATTATAATCATAAACTTAGAAAAATATCATTTATAATATTAGTAGGAAATGGAAAAAATGGAGGAGATGGACTTTCTTTATCTAGAATGTTACATTTGCATGGCGCTAGGGTCAAGATATATATCTTGAATATTTCTAATCATTTTTCAAATGAATTTATAATTAATAAAAATAAAATATTAAGATATGGAATTGAATTGAATTCAATAAATGAAGGAGATAAATTTCCATTATTTGATAATAAAAATAAACTTATAGATGCAATTTTTGGAATCGGATTGAATCGTCCTATTAAAAAAAAATATTGGAAGTCTTTTTTTTATTATCTAAATAATCAGAAATTTTCATCTGTTATTTCTATAGATGTTCCTTCTGGTCTTTTTATGGAAAAAAATCATGATATTATCATAAAAGCGACTCATACATTAACTTTTCAAGTTCCAAAAATTCCTTTTTTTTTATCAGATTATGCTTTTTACGTTGGAAAATGGTATTTATTAAATATTGGATGGAAAAAAAAATACATACATAATATGTATGTAAAAAATTTTTACATTGATAATACAGATGTTCATTCTATTTATAGAAGTAGGGAAAAATTTTCACACAAAGGAAATTATGGTCATGGACTTATTATAGGAGGAAGTTATGGAATGATTGGATCTGTTTTACTTTCTGCAAAAGCAAGTTTTCGAATTGGAATAGGAAAATTAAGTGTATATCTTCCACATTGTGGAAATAAAATTATACAAACTGTTCTTCCAGAATCTATTATAAAAACAGATCGAAAAGAAAATTTAATTTCTTCTATTCCTAATAATTTTATTATTCAAAAATATGCAGCAATAGGAATAGGAATGGGAATGGGAAAAGATCCTATCACTGAATATGCATTAGAATCTTTTCTCTTAAGATTAAGAAAGAAAAATAAAAAAATTCCTATGGTGATAGATGCAGATGCGATTAATATTCTATCAAAAAAACCAAATATACTAAATCTTTTATTAGAAAAAGAAACTATTCTCACTCCGCATCAAAAAGAATTTGAGAGATTATGTGGGACATGGAAAAATGATTATCAAAAATTATCTCTTTTGAAAAAATTTTCTAAAAAATATAACATTTTCTTAGTATTGAAAGGAGCGCATACTGTTATTTCTACTCCTCATGGAAATCTTTATTTCAATAGTACTGGAAATCCAGGAATGGCTACAGCTGGAAGTGGAGATGTCCTGACAGGCATGATTACAGGTTTATTAGCTCAAGGTTATTCTTCAAAAAACGCTTGTATTATGGGAGTTTATTTGCATGGTCTAGCTGGAGATATAGCCTCTAAAGAATTAAACGAAGAATCTATAATGGCCATGGATATTATAAATTATATAGGAAAAGCTTATAAAAAACTAAAAAATCATGAATGA
- the lnt gene encoding apolipoprotein N-acyltransferase, with amino-acid sequence MSCHSRFLIKHRSKNIKFFFFSILSGILLGLGWPTYGNPLYLFIAFIPILYAEEHFYSSDSEKKIVLIFFLSFFTFFTWNAISTWWLFYAKRPDGSFSTEAYLTPVTINAFLMSIVFSFYSWIKKHVENRNIGYLFLVCIWISFEKMHLEWEFSWPWLNLGNGFSNHIKWIQWYEYTGILGGTLWIWIVNIGFMNSIIKYQKNKNILSLYKNIFFNIGKIFFLILISNYIYLKCEEKKDVTGTVNVLILQPNINPYHQKYKISTKKLISILIKLIDKKIDKNTTFIIAPETLFPGNGKKIYLKNIGKNNIISIFRNHIKKISPKTVFITGIELFNSSKKKEFSQTSTPIFFRNEILWIDIFNSIIQIETYSDDQIEFHHKSKLVPAVETFPYKKIFFPILGNIFLNFGGSVMEHGKDPHYTIFTHPFLGIKIAPIICYESVFGEYVSQFFKKNAEFMTLITNDGWWGVSQGYKQHLSYACLRAIENRKFIARSANTGVSCFINEKGEIISSIPYGKKGVLSRKIFLNKKKTFYIKYGDYIFKISFFLSIIILLYTITYRLCIKKYILHS; translated from the coding sequence TTGTCTTGTCATTCAAGATTTCTTATAAAACATAGGAGTAAAAATATTAAATTTTTCTTTTTTAGTATTCTTTCTGGAATTTTATTAGGATTGGGATGGCCTACTTATGGAAATCCCTTGTATTTGTTTATAGCTTTTATTCCTATTTTATATGCAGAAGAACATTTTTATTCTTCAGATTCAGAGAAAAAAATTGTATTAATATTTTTCTTGTCTTTTTTTACTTTTTTTACATGGAATGCTATATCCACATGGTGGTTATTTTATGCAAAAAGACCTGATGGAAGTTTTTCAACAGAAGCCTATTTAACTCCTGTTACAATAAATGCTTTTTTAATGTCCATTGTTTTTTCGTTTTACTCATGGATAAAAAAACATGTAGAAAATAGAAATATAGGATATTTATTTTTAGTTTGTATATGGATTTCATTTGAAAAAATGCATTTAGAATGGGAGTTTTCTTGGCCATGGCTAAATTTAGGAAATGGTTTTTCTAATCATATAAAATGGATTCAATGGTATGAATATACTGGAATATTAGGGGGAACATTATGGATATGGATTGTGAATATAGGATTTATGAATTCTATTATCAAATATCAAAAAAATAAAAACATACTTTCTTTATATAAGAACATATTTTTTAATATAGGAAAAATTTTTTTCCTCATTCTTATTTCAAATTACATATATTTAAAATGTGAAGAAAAAAAAGATGTAACTGGAACTGTTAACGTTCTAATTTTACAACCTAATATCAATCCATATCATCAAAAATATAAAATTTCAACGAAAAAATTAATTTCTATATTGATAAAGTTAATAGATAAAAAAATTGATAAAAATACTACTTTTATTATAGCACCTGAAACTCTATTTCCAGGAAATGGAAAAAAAATTTATCTGAAAAATATAGGAAAAAATAACATCATCTCAATATTTAGAAATCATATAAAAAAAATTTCTCCAAAAACCGTATTTATTACAGGAATAGAATTATTCAACTCTTCTAAAAAAAAAGAGTTTAGTCAAACTTCAACTCCAATTTTTTTTAGAAATGAAATCTTATGGATTGATATATTTAATTCTATCATACAAATAGAAACATATTCTGATGATCAGATTGAATTTCATCATAAATCTAAATTAGTTCCAGCTGTAGAAACTTTTCCTTATAAAAAAATTTTTTTTCCTATATTGGGAAATATTTTTCTTAATTTTGGAGGATCCGTAATGGAACACGGAAAAGATCCTCATTATACAATATTTACACATCCTTTTTTAGGAATAAAGATCGCTCCTATTATTTGTTATGAATCTGTATTTGGAGAATATGTCTCTCAATTCTTTAAAAAGAATGCAGAATTTATGACCCTCATTACTAATGATGGATGGTGGGGGGTCTCACAAGGATATAAGCAACATTTATCTTATGCATGTCTTAGAGCTATTGAAAATAGAAAATTTATTGCCAGATCTGCAAATACAGGCGTGTCTTGTTTTATTAATGAAAAAGGAGAAATTATATCTTCTATTCCGTACGGAAAAAAAGGAGTTTTATCCAGAAAAATTTTTCTAAATAAAAAGAAAACTTTTTATATCAAGTATGGAGATTATATTTTTAAAATTAGTTTTTTTCTATCAATAATAATTTTGTTATATACGATAACATATCGTTTGTGTATCAAAAAATATATTCTTCATTCATGA